GTTATTAACTATAATAAGCGATACCTTTTTAATCTCTATGTTACCTATTTCACTGCAGCTAGGTGTAAATGGTATGGCTATAACTAATATTATCGTTAATATTCTTTTACTGGTCTTATCTATTATTATTTTAAACCGAGAGGGAATTAAGCTGTTCAATCATAGTAAATTATCCTTTAAATGGACTAGCGGCTGGGCGAAGATTAGCGGTATATCGGGATTAGAATCGTTGGTTCGTAATACCTTTTTTATCTTTATGATTGTGCGTATGGTTAATATGGTAGGTGAACAAGGCACTTTTTGGGTAACAAATAACTTTATTTGGGTATGGTTACTTCTGCCGGTTTTTCAGCTTGGTGAACTTATTAAGCGTGATTGTGGTGAAAACAATCGGCAAGCTATCCAGCAAAAAACTTTAGGATATTTTGCTTTAACAACTTTATTTGTGGTTTTATGGTTTGTAACTATTCCTTTGTGGCAGCCATTTTTAAGAGATATTTTACAATTAAATAATTACTATGACATTTTTTACTTAACCTTGATTAGTATAGGTTTTTATGTTTTTTTTGCTTATAATAATGTGATAGATAGTATTTTTTATGGTATAGGAAAAACCAAATATATGCTTTATCAGGCTCTTATTACTAACATTATTTTTTATGGCGGGGCGTTTATCTTTTATATGATGGGCATTTATCAACCTACGCTTGTAAGCATAGCTTTAATGTTTGCGATTGGCACAGCCTTTGATAGTTTGGTAACTTTTATAATGTTTGTCTTTATGCTAAAAAAAGAAAAACTAAAAATAATTTAATTAAATATATAAATTAGTGCTAACTATGCTATCTAATAGCAATTTATATATTTAATTAAAAAGTTTAGTTTGTGGTTAAATGGTAACTTAGTATATAGTGCAGAAAATAGCAGGGTTCGTATTAGAAATGAAGATAACCATTACTATTATATTAGGATAAGGAAATTAGCCTTCTTTTAGGATAATCAGAAATGATTATGTTAATTACCTTAAAGAATTTGAAGATGGTTTTATAATAATTTATTCGCTTAATAATGGCAAAATATGGAAGACTTGGGAAGATAGTTTTACAGCAATTTTGGTTCGCCGTTAAGGTTTTCTTCTTAAAAATAGGTTAATTGCCTCTTGTCATTTTTAAAATTAGTTATATAATATAACTATACCGAAGAGGATTATAAAATGATTGAACTAGAAAAGCACTTTTACAGCTCCGTCCACGCAGGCCCGCATTTGTTAATTACCGGCTGTATACACGGTAACGAAGTTTGCGGCTACAGGGCAATAACAAATTTAATAAATAAACTAAATAGCGGCGAGGTAATATTAAAACGCGGCTCACTAACGTTAATTCCTGTGTGTAATCCGCCGGCCTTTTACGCTAATAAACGCGAGGTAAATGTTAATTTAAATAGATATATTGGCGAACATACCGATTTAAAAACTTATGAATATAAAGTTGCCAATCAGGTGGCTAAGGCTATAAAAAATTGCGATTACCATGTAGATTTACATTCGTTTTCAGATAAAGAAGGCGAACCTTTTGCCTTTGAAGATTACGATGAACCGAAGGTTTCGGCTCTGGCGCGTACCTTTGGCTTAGCTGTGGTTAAGGGCTGGCCGGCTTTGTATCCGCCGGCAAACGAAAAAGTGGGTGATAGCGGCTTTTATGCGCATAGTTTAGGTAAAGTTTCGGTTACCGTTGAGTGCGGCAGTAATGGCACAGAAGCAGCCGATAAAGTTGCCGCAGATTGCATAATTAAAGCACTTAATTTTTTAGAGATGGCCGATGCTAAGCTGCCGGAAGCTAACGCAGCAAGCAAAGTATATGTGATGGATAAGATAGAAACCTATCAAAAAGAGGGGCGGCTTTCCCGCGAATGGAATACTTTCGATTTTATTAAGGCCGGCGAAGTTGTTGCCGAGTACGACGATGGTGAAGTAATAAAGTTTGCTACCGATTGCTATATGATAATGCCTAATAAAGAGCCTAAAGTTGGTGATGAATGGTTTTACACGGCGCATTTAGAGCAATAATTTAAGTAATTATTGCTCATACAAAAATAATATCCTCATCGCTCTCTGTTATCTGTTCAACGCGGACATAACTGTCAAAGCTCTATTTTGTTAATAATTGGTGCGTTTAGATTCAGGGACGACGGCACTCATGATAGTTAAAATTTCTTCTAGGGTGAGCATGGGTTTATTATATTGCAAGAAAGGAGATTGGGCAAGAGAGGATTAAGTCGTAACTTTACTACTCGGTGTTAAAGTTATTCCTAAACTATCTAATACTTTTAAAATAGTAGCGAATGATGGACTAACATTTGTACCGGTTGTTTCATTTTTTAAGCCGGCTTCTTCGGTTATACCGGCCATACCTTTGGCACGGGCTACATCGTCTATACAAGCTAAAATAAAATTAGTTTCTCTGCTTTTAAAGGCTTCTTCAAGGTATAAATCCATAAGTTCTTCATCATCTTTTAAATATTCGGCTACATCAAAAATTGTTGTTTTTACCTTTGCCATATTATACCTCTAAATTTTTTAATAATTTCTTAGCTTGTTCAATATCTTTGTCTTGCGTGCGTTTAATACCACCACATAGCAAAAACACAATTTTATTATCTATTTTAGTAAGATAAATACAATACCCGGCCCCGTAATGAATGCGTAGTTCGTGAATACCTTTAGCACCATCTACAGCCTTAGAATCGCCAAAATTACCTAAAGCCACATGTTTAGTTTTGTTAAGTACAAGCTTTAAGGCATTCTTATCTTTTAGTCCCTTAGCCCACGCTTTAAACTCTTCGGTTTGCTCTATTATTAGCATGTTATCTATTATATCTTACAAAATATAATGGGTCAAGGTGGATTAGGCAAGAAAGAATAAATTAACTACTTATTAAGCCATCGCTTATAAGACTAGCCGTTAAAGTTACTAAACATTTTTGGAAAAAATAAAGGAGCGAATAAACCCCCCAGTAAATTGTTAGGGGGGTATATAACTATACTGTGTATTATTTAGACTTAGTTAATTTATAACCAATGTGTCCTGTCAAAATAGTACAACCTAACTGTATAACTGCTCTCTTTTCGTTAGCATATTTATCATCAGTGAATAAATTTTTAGTTAATTCTTTACTTATTTTATATCCTAAAGCACCACTACCTAAAGTACGAGTGATATCTCCAACTATGCGCACATTTCTGCGCTTTTCCTTACTTTCTGCTTCATATATACCAACCATTTTATCTTTTAAATGATGTGGTACATTTTGGTTTTTTAATATTTTACTTAATTCACTATAATTCTGTTTTTTATTATTGGAATAAATTTCAAATATTTTTTTGATACCCTCTATTAATGGCTTAACATCAGCACTAGAGAATAATCTTTTATTTTGATTTTGTAATTCTTGCATATATTTACTTATCTCCTATTTGCATATGAATATCATTTTTCTAAAGAATGTACTAAACTTTAAGTAATTCATCTTAAACTAAGTACCCACTGGTCTGATTTATTTCAGTTTTATCACAATTCCATTTTCCTTTTTCCTCCTCCACATTAATTAATTCAAAGTA
This DNA window, taken from Spirochaetaceae bacterium, encodes the following:
- a CDS encoding succinylglutamate desuccinylase/aspartoacylase family protein produces the protein MIELEKHFYSSVHAGPHLLITGCIHGNEVCGYRAITNLINKLNSGEVILKRGSLTLIPVCNPPAFYANKREVNVNLNRYIGEHTDLKTYEYKVANQVAKAIKNCDYHVDLHSFSDKEGEPFAFEDYDEPKVSALARTFGLAVVKGWPALYPPANEKVGDSGFYAHSLGKVSVTVECGSNGTEAADKVAADCIIKALNFLEMADAKLPEANAASKVYVMDKIETYQKEGRLSREWNTFDFIKAGEVVAEYDDGEVIKFATDCYMIMPNKEPKVGDEWFYTAHLEQ
- a CDS encoding putative addiction module antidote protein, whose product is MAKVKTTIFDVAEYLKDDEELMDLYLEEAFKSRETNFILACIDDVARAKGMAGITEEAGLKNETTGTNVSPSFATILKVLDSLGITLTPSSKVTT
- a CDS encoding type II toxin-antitoxin system RelE/ParE family toxin — encoded protein: MLIIEQTEEFKAWAKGLKDKNALKLVLNKTKHVALGNFGDSKAVDGAKGIHELRIHYGAGYCIYLTKIDNKIVFLLCGGIKRTQDKDIEQAKKLLKNLEV